The segment CGACTGGGAGGCGAAGAGGAAGAGCACCAGCGACTGCGCCAGCACCACCACCAGCGCCGCCACCGGCGTCAGGCGCACGATGTCCTGCCCCACGGTCAGCATCACCCGCTCGGAGTAGGTGTAGATGCCCACGGCGATGGCGATGCCGCCGATCAGGAAGAGCTGCTGCGCCGAGGAGAGCACCACCGGGCCCAGCTGCAGGTCGGGAAAGGGGGACACCTCCACGAAGACCCCCATCACGTTGGCGATGTTGTTCGCCCCCAGGCTGTAGGCCCCGAAGGCGCCCACCAAGATCAGCCCCATCCGGGTGTAATGGTCCTGCCGCAGCAGGTGGATCTTCACCCGCCGCAGCACCGCGCGGGCGAAGAGGAAGAGCAGCGCCGACATGATCCCGGCCATGATCGGCGAGGCCACCCAGGCGAAGGCGAACTTGGAGACCACGGCGGGGTCGGTGGGCCGGCCCATGAAGAGATTCCAGCCGATGATGCCGCCCACGATCGCCTGGCTGGTGGAGACGGGCAGCCCCCGCTGGGTCATCAGGTAGACGCTGAGCGCGGCCGCCAGGGCCGCCATGAACGCTCCCGG is part of the Oceanithermus desulfurans genome and harbors:
- a CDS encoding inorganic phosphate transporter; protein product: MSPGLFAYLSSGLFLGWSLGANDAANIFGTAVGTRMVRFATAALIASVFVILGAVISGAGASHTLGKLGAINTLPGAFMAALAAALSVYLMTQRGLPVSTSQAIVGGIIGWNLFMGRPTDPAVVSKFAFAWVASPIMAGIMSALLFLFARAVLRRVKIHLLRQDHYTRMGLILVGAFGAYSLGANNIANVMGVFVEVSPFPDLQLGPVVLSSAQQLFLIGGIAIAVGIYTYSERVMLTVGQDIVRLTPVAALVVVLAQSLVLFLFASQSLAAWLVAHHLPALPLVPVSSSQAVVGAVIGLGLITPGERVRWDVVRNIAVGWLLTPTVAALISVVGMFVLQNVFNLPVRP